Proteins from a genomic interval of Acetobacterium woodii DSM 1030:
- a CDS encoding potassium-transporting ATPase subunit C, whose protein sequence is MPSASFHFLVLTEIWGMIYPVSVINTAQIAFPNQANGSIIIISVAEWMDIFSK, encoded by the coding sequence TTGCCTTCAGCATCGTTTCATTTTCTGGTACTGACTGAGATTTGGGGGATGATTTATCCGGTTAGTGTAATAAATACTGCACAAATTGCATTTCCAAATCAGGCAAATGGTAGTATCATTATAATATCAGTGGCAGAATGGATGGATATATTTAGTAAATA